The Fulvivirga ligni genome window below encodes:
- a CDS encoding shikimate kinase encodes MFNKIVLVGMPGSGKTTVGKQLASELNLPFIDMDEEIVSREGKSVADIFAEYGEEHFRSLEHQVLAELLSLVDGMVVATGGGAPCFHNNMDLINEKGISVFINETVEEIVARMDRYELEKRPKLASSDVVSTLKELHLKRKDYYNKAHLEWNAKESISELIKRINTKG; translated from the coding sequence ATGTTCAATAAAATAGTGCTGGTTGGTATGCCAGGTAGTGGTAAAACTACTGTAGGTAAGCAACTGGCTAGTGAACTCAATCTTCCATTCATAGATATGGATGAAGAAATTGTTTCAAGGGAAGGCAAAAGTGTGGCAGACATTTTTGCCGAATACGGAGAGGAACATTTCAGGAGTTTGGAACATCAGGTTCTCGCTGAGCTTCTATCTTTAGTAGATGGAATGGTGGTAGCTACAGGTGGGGGAGCTCCTTGTTTTCATAATAATATGGATCTTATTAATGAAAAAGGGATTAGTGTTTTTATAAATGAAACAGTGGAGGAGATAGTGGCAAGAATGGATAGGTATGAATTAGAAAAGCGTCCTAAGCTAGCCTCGTCAGATGTGGTTTCTACCTTGAAAGAGTTACACTTGAAACGAAAGGACTATTACAACAAGGCTCATTTAGAATGGAATGCTAAGGAATCTATTTCTGAGCTAATAAAAAGAATAAACACAAAGGGCTGA
- a CDS encoding OmpP1/FadL family transporter codes for MKIYNKLILISLAQLCLIMSANGQDSGPLNIGYFDPGNFTATTLDFSRAYMGGSARMQGLGGAQTALGGDISSASSNPAGLGFFNRSEFSFSPTINFLNSFSDYLGNNSTDSRVNFNFANLGVVFNKTKGDLAEGKWRGGSFGVSLNRIADFHRQVSYSGLSYNDFMRDNNGNIVVDENDNPILELDANSPRDIIEYAVLNSSADAAGNLSFNSDLAELAYEAYLIDAFEIDDVMQPDRDIYAVDENGNLLNDDYIPAYPELGLETEQMETIKSTGGIYQTSLSYGGNYNDRFYFGAGLGILSVSRDIERTYTERPTQTTLRELNLTDKYSTNGVGVNATLGLIVRPINTVLLGAQYTSPSLYSLQQTQETTLSASYLRSTDYRSNYEEYGFVYDAFNYNMVTPSKLSGGITYFFGKSGFITGDVERVNYSGGKVSQGDSYDFSVDNEEINKFEKVLNFRVGAEFRLDIFRFRGGYSYFGDPVDNNIDESMSRVSAGAGVRTKDYFIDLGVATNLGFENTVSPYPGAGTAVVNNKNTAATFSVGFFF; via the coding sequence ATGAAAATATATAATAAGCTTATACTTATAAGCCTGGCGCAGCTTTGCCTAATCATGAGCGCAAATGGACAAGATAGTGGACCACTTAATATAGGCTATTTCGATCCAGGTAATTTCACAGCAACCACATTAGATTTCAGCAGAGCCTACATGGGAGGTAGTGCGCGAATGCAAGGTTTGGGTGGAGCTCAAACAGCACTTGGGGGTGATATTAGCTCAGCTTCGTCAAATCCCGCAGGCCTTGGCTTCTTTAATAGATCAGAGTTTTCTTTCAGTCCGACAATTAATTTTTTGAATAGTTTCTCAGATTATCTGGGCAACAATTCTACTGACTCAAGAGTGAATTTCAACTTTGCCAATTTGGGGGTCGTCTTCAATAAAACTAAAGGTGATTTAGCTGAAGGGAAATGGCGAGGAGGGTCTTTCGGTGTTTCACTTAATAGAATTGCTGATTTTCACAGACAAGTTTCCTATTCTGGTTTAAGCTACAATGACTTTATGAGGGATAATAATGGAAATATAGTAGTAGATGAGAATGATAATCCAATTCTTGAATTAGATGCAAATTCACCGCGTGACATCATTGAGTATGCAGTTCTAAACTCATCTGCTGATGCTGCAGGAAATCTTTCATTTAACAGCGATCTGGCAGAATTAGCTTATGAAGCATATTTGATAGATGCATTCGAAATTGATGATGTTATGCAACCAGACAGAGATATATATGCAGTGGATGAAAATGGCAACCTTTTAAACGACGATTACATTCCTGCATATCCTGAGCTCGGTTTGGAAACTGAACAAATGGAAACTATAAAATCAACGGGAGGTATCTATCAAACATCTTTATCTTACGGTGGTAACTACAATGACCGGTTTTACTTTGGGGCCGGCCTGGGTATACTTTCAGTAAGCAGAGATATAGAAAGAACATATACAGAAAGGCCTACACAAACTACGTTAAGAGAATTAAACTTAACAGATAAATATAGCACAAATGGTGTAGGCGTTAATGCTACACTTGGATTGATTGTAAGACCAATTAACACAGTTCTGCTTGGAGCACAATACACTTCACCGAGCTTGTATAGCTTGCAACAAACGCAGGAGACCACACTATCAGCCAGCTATCTTAGATCAACGGATTATCGTTCAAATTACGAAGAGTACGGTTTCGTCTATGATGCTTTCAATTACAATATGGTTACTCCCTCTAAGCTAAGCGGCGGTATAACCTATTTCTTCGGCAAAAGTGGTTTTATTACTGGAGATGTTGAACGCGTAAACTATTCAGGAGGCAAAGTATCTCAAGGAGATTCATATGACTTCTCGGTTGATAATGAGGAGATCAATAAATTCGAAAAAGTATTAAACTTCAGAGTAGGTGCAGAATTCAGATTAGATATATTCAGATTTAGAGGAGGATATTCTTACTTTGGAGATCCTGTTGATAATAATATAGATGAATCAATGAGTAGAGTTTCTGCGGGGGCAGGTGTTAGAACAAAAGATTACTTTATAGATCTCGGAGTTGCAACTAACCTGGGATTTGAGAATACTGTATCTCCGTATCCAGGTGCCGGAACAGCTGTGGTAAATAATAAAAACACAGCAGCTACATTTTCTGTAGGTTTTTTCTTCTAA